One segment of Paraburkholderia sp. PGU19 DNA contains the following:
- a CDS encoding CHAT domain-containing protein: protein MLGQLLGEIPGLTADLNRQRTATSDGDTAEQVTHLRLIISASELALLPFELATAPNGFPGEGQALSLQTQQPICITRETRRVAQEYVRWPRKPRILFAFASPPEMETVPAEAHLLALREALTPWLALSDDYDDEKRLKIIGDRLSVLPNASAESLEDACSKNDYTHVHILAHGVQTNTPYDSRFGLAFHSDRDPDGVEAISGDRLATILRTPRHNQPGRFTRPAVVTLASCNAGNVGSVAGVGASIAHALHEGGVPLVIASQYPLSFGGSVVFVKDMYEGLLWGEDPRKLVVGMRRRLHSYFKDKHDWASIVTYASLPPNFDAQLVDARIQQSMNCISIALSMADRAMSAFLSSESQLPPAASSVENHANRDTLARAQQQVAEAKARLTMAMGEHPQQEARILELLASTEKREAQMIYHSTQQGKFDPTSKDGMQLISKLETSRNYYWSSYLKQRKSPSQLVQFLSLTLLLQYLGRLPRPLGQPEQDMTSIWLSAHVQSLNDADHGERSDRAWAYGNLTELYLIAKYIDGLPPAYCGDPLTNKALEAARKLVSLAGSTSFEVFSTRRQIVRYLDWFVPMVAGAFNMDALARELLTVLPACDEPDWDY from the coding sequence GTGCTGGGCCAGTTGCTTGGAGAGATTCCCGGCCTGACCGCCGATCTCAACCGGCAAAGAACAGCCACAAGCGATGGCGACACGGCCGAGCAGGTCACGCACCTGCGATTGATCATTTCCGCGTCGGAACTCGCCCTGCTTCCCTTCGAACTGGCGACCGCTCCCAACGGCTTCCCCGGCGAAGGGCAAGCGCTTTCGCTGCAAACCCAGCAGCCTATCTGCATTACACGCGAAACACGGCGGGTTGCTCAGGAATATGTTCGCTGGCCGCGCAAGCCACGCATTCTGTTCGCCTTCGCATCGCCGCCCGAGATGGAAACGGTGCCTGCCGAAGCTCATCTGCTGGCGTTGCGCGAGGCGCTGACGCCATGGCTCGCGCTCTCCGATGACTACGACGACGAAAAGCGCCTGAAGATCATTGGTGACCGGCTTTCGGTATTGCCGAACGCATCTGCCGAGAGCCTGGAAGATGCCTGCTCGAAAAACGACTATACGCATGTGCACATTCTCGCGCACGGCGTTCAAACGAACACGCCGTATGACAGCCGCTTCGGTCTCGCGTTTCATTCCGACCGAGATCCTGACGGCGTGGAAGCGATTTCCGGCGACCGTCTGGCGACCATCTTGCGCACACCGCGTCACAACCAGCCGGGCCGGTTCACACGGCCTGCCGTCGTGACGCTCGCGAGTTGTAACGCCGGCAACGTCGGTTCGGTGGCGGGTGTTGGCGCAAGCATCGCCCACGCGCTGCACGAGGGCGGCGTCCCGCTCGTGATCGCGAGCCAGTATCCGCTGTCGTTCGGCGGCTCGGTGGTGTTCGTGAAGGACATGTACGAGGGACTGCTGTGGGGAGAAGACCCGCGCAAGCTGGTTGTGGGCATGCGCAGACGGTTGCATTCGTACTTCAAGGACAAGCACGACTGGGCGAGTATCGTCACATATGCATCGTTACCGCCTAATTTCGACGCACAGCTAGTGGACGCACGCATCCAGCAGTCGATGAACTGCATCTCGATTGCGCTGAGCATGGCCGACCGTGCGATGAGCGCTTTTCTGAGCTCGGAATCGCAACTTCCGCCGGCTGCTTCCAGCGTCGAAAACCACGCGAATCGCGACACGCTGGCCAGAGCGCAACAGCAGGTTGCCGAGGCAAAGGCCCGCCTGACGATGGCGATGGGCGAGCATCCGCAACAGGAGGCGCGCATCCTGGAACTACTGGCGAGCACCGAAAAGCGCGAAGCGCAGATGATCTACCACTCGACACAACAAGGCAAATTCGATCCCACTTCGAAAGATGGCATGCAACTGATCAGCAAGCTCGAAACGTCGAGAAACTACTATTGGTCAAGCTATCTGAAGCAGCGCAAGAGCCCTTCACAACTGGTTCAATTTCTTTCGCTGACACTCCTGCTGCAATACCTTGGCCGCCTGCCAAGGCCACTTGGTCAGCCCGAGCAGGATATGACGTCGATCTGGTTGAGCGCTCACGTGCAATCGCTCAACGATGCAGACCATGGGGAGCGGAGTGATCGCGCGTGGGCCTATGGAAATCTGACGGAGCTGTATCTGATCGCGAAGTACATCGATGGCCTGCCACCCGCTTATTGCGGAGATCCCCTCACCAACAAGGCGCTTGAAGCGGCGCGCAAACTGGTCTCGCTGGCCGGCTCGACGTCGTTCGAAGTCTTCTCGACGAGGCGCCAGATTGTGCGCTATCTCGACTGGTTCGTGCCGATGGTCGCAGGTGCATTCAACATGGACGCGCTGGCGAGGGAATTACTGACGGTGCTGCCCGCCTGTGACGAACCGGATTGGGACTATTGA
- a CDS encoding D-Ala-D-Ala carboxypeptidase family metallohydrolase, translating to MDLSPHFTLEEFVASQTASRENISNDPGPDIIVNLQNTAQVLEKVRALLGKPIIVSSGYRSPQLNKAVKGAVDSAHIYGLAVDFIAPQYGTPIDICRLLQTSTIVFDQLIFEHTWVHLGLPKSGAPNRRQLLTAHFGGGPTTYTAGFA from the coding sequence ATGGACCTAAGCCCACATTTCACATTGGAAGAGTTCGTGGCGAGTCAGACCGCGTCGCGAGAAAACATCTCGAACGACCCCGGTCCCGACATCATCGTCAATCTTCAGAACACTGCGCAGGTACTGGAAAAAGTGCGTGCGCTGCTCGGAAAACCGATTATCGTTTCGTCGGGCTATCGGTCGCCGCAATTGAACAAGGCCGTCAAGGGCGCCGTCGACAGCGCGCACATCTATGGTCTCGCAGTGGATTTCATCGCACCGCAATACGGCACCCCGATCGACATTTGCCGGCTATTGCAGACCTCCACGATCGTGTTCGATCAACTGATATTCGAACATACCTGGGTTCACCTCGGTTTGCCGAAGAGCGGCGCGCCCAATCGCCGGCAATTGCTGACGGCGCATTTCGGCGGCGGCCCGACGACCTATACAGCGGGGTTCGCGTAG